DNA from Candidatus Omnitrophota bacterium:
AACACTTTTAAATCTTCCTTTGCATCTAAAATACTCATCTCTTCCTCCCATTTTTGTTTGTGAAATAAAAACCCACTACCCTTTCTCTTTTTTGGCAGTGGGTCCGTTTACCTATATATATTTGATATCTACATAGGCATCCCCCTTCTGCCCAAAAAGCAACACATCATCATTTCATAAAAATATAACATCGTCTCTTTCATTCTCCTAAATCGAATAGACCAGCGCGCCCTGCCTGGAATTAACCTCGGAAACCAGCTGTTCGAAGGTTACATGATCTATTATATTAGAAGTCGCTTCTGAAACGTCCTGCCAGATATTTTTGAATACACATCTATACATATCGTGACAATCGGAGTATCCTTTTTTTACGCACGAAATAGGCTCTATAGGGCCGTCTATGAATCGCGCTACATCTCCTACTGTTATGTCGCTTGGGGCTTTTGATAGCAAATAACCGCCGACTTTCCCGCGGCGGCTTTCAACAAACCCGCCTTTCTTTAAATCCAGCAACACCTGTTCCAGAAATTTGACGGGTGCATCAATGCGGCCGGATATTTCGTGAATAGTCACTACATCCTTGCCATAGTGCAGCGCCAGATCTAAAACTGCCTTTAATGCGTAATCGCCTTTATACGTGATTTTCATATAAACCTCTTAACTCTATAATCTCTATCATCATAGTAGAGTATACCACAAAAAAGAAATTTGTCAAGTCTTTTTTTAAAATAATTTCGTGGTTATTTATGGAGCTATAACTACTTGTAA
Protein-coding regions in this window:
- a CDS encoding Rrf2 family transcriptional regulator, coding for MKITYKGDYALKAVLDLALHYGKDVVTIHEISGRIDAPVKFLEQVLLDLKKGGFVESRRGKVGGYLLSKAPSDITVGDVARFIDGPIEPISCVKKGYSDCHDMYRCVFKNIWQDVSEATSNIIDHVTFEQLVSEVNSRQGALVYSI